The segment TAAAATGAGAAACTGGAAGGCTTTTATATTTAAAATCGTGGTGCTTGTGCTGGTGGGCATTGTAATATTTACAGGCTGATTCACCTTTACATTTATTCTCCTCTTCACTTTACAGGGCATGGATATTCTGTGTTTCCAGGAACCTCTTCCAGAAAAATAATACCCATATTTGAATACTTTATTTATAAAAAGTTACCTACATTTGTTTCATAAAGTTTAAAGGACTACTGGTTTATGGGGAAAATTGATCTGAGTTATTTGGAGAATATTACCGGGGGCGACAACGAGGTTATGGTTGAAATGATAGACCTCATGTTATCAGAAACTCCCAAGCATATTGATAAGATTAAGCAGGCACACCAAGAAGAACACTGGAAAGAATTGGGGGCTGAATCTCACAAATTGAAACCTATGTTTTTGTATGTAGGTCTTACCGCCTTAAACGAAATAGCCCAGGATTTAGAAAAGTTTGGTAAAGAGACAATCAATCTTAAATCAATTCCGGGTTTAATAGATCAACTTGAGCAAGGATATCTGGAAGTTGTAGATGATCTTAAAAATAAAAAGCAAGAGCTAAGCTAATACCATCTGTAGGTGGTCGATATCATCTACCACATAGACTTCTCCCTCTGCCTTAAAACCAAAGCCATTATAGTATTTTTCTAAAGCTGCCTGAGCTTCAATCCGAATCGGTTTTTTGTCGCATAGCTCAATTCCCTTTTTGATAAGCCTTTCGCCTAAACCGGTACCTCTGAACTCCGGGTCAACGACGATCCGACCCATATTAGCTTCATTTTCATACTTTACTCCATAGGGAAAAATCCGCAGGTAAGCCGCCAGCTTTTCTTCATCGTAGATCAACAGGTGTTCTGCTTTGGCATCAGCTCCATCAATATCCTCATAGAAACATTGCTGCTCTATGATAAATACGTTTTGCCTTAGCCTGAAAATATCCTGCAGCTGAACGGAGCTGAGTTCTTCAAATGATTTATGTATCGTTTCCATCCAATCAATTTTTAGTTTAATGTAACCATTTTGCGGTCGGGTTCGTACAGAAAGGCCACTTTTAACAAAATTCCACCATTATGATTTGGGCCTGGTTATTAAACAGTATTTCCATCTACGCCACTGCAAGCTTACTTAAAGGAGTCGAAATTAAGAATTTCTGGAGTGCTGTTTTTGTTGCCGCTCTTCTCGCGATTATAAACGTATTTGTGAAGCCGATTCTATTAATTTTGAGCTTACCAATCACCATTCTCACATTCGGCCTTTTTGTATGGGTTATTAACGCCGGCCTCATCATGCTGGTGGATGCCATGGTAGACGGATTCAAAGTTAAAAGCTTTGGCTGGGCACTTGCTTTCGGGCTGGTGATGTCTATGATTAGCTGGGCTTTGTTTAAGTTATTTGGATAGACCATAGCCTACCAACAACCTGAAATAAAAAAGGCTGCCTTCCCGGCAGCCTTTTCTTGTGTACTGTATTTAAACGTTCATCAAATATTGTCGCACACAGCCTGAGTGAATGTCGAAGTAGTACCTTCACCTCCAATATCCGGCGTGCAATACACCTTCTTCTCTACCAGTGTTTTATAAACTGCTTTTCGAATGTTTTCAGCAATCTGCTTTTGATCAATATGCTCCAGCATCATTAATGAAGAAAACAAAAGCGCCATCGGGTTGGCCACGTTCTTCCCAACAATATCGGGAGCGGAACCGTGAACAGCTTCAAACATCGCAGCATCATCACCGATATTAGCAGCTCCGGTAACTCCAAGTCCACCAACCAAGCCTGATGCCAGGTCAGACAGAATATCTCCAAACAGATTGGTGGTAACTACCACATCAAACTGCTGGGGACGAAGCACCATTTGCATGGCCATGTTATCAACAATCAGGTCCTGAAACTCGATGTCTTTATATTCTTTAGCAATCTTTCTGCCAACCTCCAGGAATAAACCGGTAGTCAGCTTTAGAATGTTAGCTTTGTGAACCAGCGTCACTTTCTTTCGCTCATTCTTAACGGCATACTCAAAAGCAGCACGGATAATTTTCTCGCTGGCTTCCTCTGTTACAACTGCAATAGCTTCTGCGTGTTTCTTATTATCCGCCTCTTCTATCCATTCTTCCTTTCCGATATATAAACCCTGAGTGTTCTCCCGGAAGAGTACCATATCCACTCCCCGGAATGGGCTGTCGATACTTGGCAGTGTACGAGCCGGCCGGATGTTGCTATACAAATTAAATTTTTGCCGAAGTGCCACATTCACCGACCTGAATCCTGATCCAACGGGCGTAGTCAGGGGTCCTTTCAGTGATATCCGATGCTCATCCAGAGCTTCAATGGTTTCTTCAGGAAGGGGATTTCCGGTTTCTTCGTAGGCTTTCAGTCCTGCCGAGCATTCAATCCAATTGATCTCAGCTCCTGCTTCTTCCAGAATAGTAGTTACGGAATTAGTGATCTCCGCCCCGATTCCATCACCGGGGATTAACACAACATTTTTCATTTATTGATCGGTCTTTATCTTGAAATTTTTCGAACCGTAAATATACCGATATATACTCCCAAATGTGAGTGCTGCTTATTTTTTGGAATGAAAGACGTTCGCTTCAGCTTTTACTAATTAAAAGGATATGAAGAGATCCCTTATTTGGTTTAGAAATGATCTTCGTTTACACGATAACGAAGCGTTGGCTAAAGCCTCACAAGCCGAGGAAATTTTACCCGTATATATTTTCGATCCCCGACATTTTGAGACGACCTCCTTTGGGTTTCCAAAAACCGGTGCACATCGGGCAAGATTTTTACTGGAGTCGCTGGAGAACCTCAAATCGAATCTCCAAAAACATTCCCTTGATTTAATTTTCAGAATGGGTAAGCCTGAAGAGATTTTACCTCGGCTAATGGAAGAGCATAGCATCGATCTTGCTTTTACCCACAAAGAAATTACCCGAGAGGAAATTAATGTTGAGGAAGGCATCAAAAATAAAATTGGCGATAAACTGAGTTTTGTTTGGGGAAGCACACTGTTTCACATCAATGATATCCCGTTCTCAAAAAATGAAATCCCGGAGGTATTCACACAATTCCGGAAGAGAACGGAAAAGCAATCGGAAGTAAGAAAAGAACTCAAATTTCGCAGTGACGTAAAGCAGGTTCGGGATGTTAACTCAGCCCCATTACCTTCGCTAAAGGATTTAGGGCTTGAAGCTATCCCCCGAGATGACCGGGGCGTAATTGATTTCAAAGGCGGCGAGGATGAGGCCTTGCAACGACTGCAGGAATATTTCTGGGAAAAAGACCAGTTGAAGAACTATAAATACACCCGAAACGGCCTTTTAGGAGCTGATTATTCCTCAAAGTTCTCCCCCTGGCTTGCTAACGGATGCCTTTCACCCCGCAGAATTTATTGGCAGGTAAAGAAATATGAGGACGAACGTACAAACAATGTTTCCACCTACTGGATGATATTTGAACTGATCTGGAGAGATTACTTTCGGTTTTCGGTCTGGAAACACGGCGATAAACTGTTTTGGCAATCCGGCATCCAATCCAAAGAAAGAACATGGAGGACCGATCGTAAAGATTTTAAAAAATGGGCTGAAGGTAACACCGGAATTCCTTTTATTGATGCTAACATGCGTGAATTGAACGCTACCGGCTACATGAGTAACCGTGGCCGGCAGAATGTAGCGAGTTTCCTTGCCCAGAATCTGAATATAGATTGGAGAATGGGAGCCGAGTATTTCGAATCGCTGTTATTGGATTACGATCCGTGCAGCAATTATGGAAATTGGGCTTACAACTCAACGGTAGGTCACGACCCGAGGAACCGGTATTTCAACATTATCAATCAGGCTGAGAAATACGATAAAAAGGGTGAGTACGTACGGCACTGGATACCGGAGCTTGAAAAAGTCCCTAAAGAATTTATCCATGAACCGCATAAAATGAATCCCGAACAACAAACGTTACATTCCGTAGAGATTGGAGATTCATATCCAAAGCCGATGATAAACCTTGAGGAAAGTTATGAAGAAATCAAAGCAAGAGAATAGAAGTCGTATTCTTCCGATGAAGAGAAATCGAGGTCAGGATGATTCCGTATCACCAACAGAGGTGACTAAGAACTTATTTACCGATGTCTGGAAAGATCATGTTGACGAAGTACGAACAATGGCAGGAGAGCTGCAAAGTGAAAAGATGGCAAGTATCACCCGAAAAGCAAAAGCCGTTGTTCTGAATCAAACTAAAAAGTCCGCCCGATTATCCCTTGTCAAAAGCGATGACTAAGATGAGAAAGAAATCGGACTTACCTGAGAAGATTTGTCCGGTTTGTAATCGCCCTTTTAAATGGCGAAAGAAATGGGAAGATGACTGGGAGAATGTAAAATACTGCAGCGAGGGTTGTCGCAGAAATAAAAATTAAAGTCGATCCCACACCCATTCGGGTACCAATTTGGCAACCCAGGCCAACAGCTGCCAGCGCTTGGTTACATATACGTAATTTTTCCTCTTTTCTATACCGGTTACCATTTGGCTTACAGCTTTTTCTACCGGTGCCACCCAGAACATTCCTTTCGCCCGCTCTGTCATCTCTGTCCACACGTAGCCGGGACGAATTTCCGTGATCGTTATATCGGCATTCATCCGCTTCGCTTTTTGCCGGTATCCCTTCATATAATTTGAAATAAAATGCTTGGATGCGGTATAGGCAGCTGCACGGTGATGAGCCAACAATGCTGCCATTGACGACATCCCTACTATATGACCGCTTTCCCGATTTCTGAAATAATCCATCGCAAAATGGCAACCGTGGGCAAAGGCCAGTGCATTTACCTCAATCAGTTTTGATTCTGCTTCCCAGGGCGGCAGCATCTGAATGCGCCCGATGCCTGCATTCAAAATCATGACATCCATTCCGCCCATTTCATCGATGAGGCTGTTATATACCTCTTCCGCTTTTTCGTGATTGGTTACATCCAGGGTTCTGATGAATGCGATGTCTCCGATTTCATCTTTCAGCTCTTGCAACCGCTCCGTTCGCCTTCCCATCAAGCCGACCTTGTGCCCTTTTGAAGTGAGTTGAAGGGCCAGTTCTTTGCCGATTCCGGAAGTGGCGCCGGTAATTAGGATATTCATTCTATGAGCATTAAGTCTTCTGACAGGTAATTAGTTAGCGGACTCTTAGCGAGCGCATCATAAGTATAAAGAAAATCGACAAACTGTGATAATACCCGAAACCTCGATTTCAAAATTACTTCGTCCAGTTTAGCAATGCCTTCCTGTAAATCCAGGATGGTGAGTGGATCAAAATCTTCGCTATTGGCTAGGTTGTTTTGCATGGCTTTCAAATTCAGTTCATCCACCTTTTTAAGCATAAGCCGGTGCTGGGCGATTAAATTTTTCAAGTGCTGGTACTCCCTGATTTTATTGATTGAATCGCGATGCTGCTCAAATTCGAACTCTCCTTCCAGTTCTAACTCATCCAGCTTTCTTTCCGCAATCTGAGGCTTGTTATCCTTAAAAATCGGAAGCGTAACCCCAACCGAGAACCCATAATTAGATTTTCGGTTAGTAAAAGGAAAGTATTCAAGCTGAGCATATCCGATGTCAAAATCCGCTTTTTCTACTCTGCCCTCCTGCCGGGCAACTTCTGCCCGTTGGGATATCAGATCCAGCTCTACTGATGGGTTTGATTGAGTCGCGATATCTGCGGCAAGCTCTTCAATGGTTTCTACCTGAATAAGTGAAAAATTGATCCAATTTAAGTCACCGGTATCAAGAATAAGTTCTATTTCGGCCTTTATCCGGTTTAACTCAACCAATGATTCTTCAAGCTTTTCAATGGCCTCCACCTGATCCAGTTTTGCTTCGGAATAATCCTTTCCGTCAAAAAGTTCACTTTGCAGGTTCTCTTCCATGATGTTGGCTTTTCGGGAAATGATATCCAAACTCTCTTCTACCATCGCTGCCAACTCCCGGTTAAGGAAATATTCTAAAGCCAGCTCATAACGCATCATTAAATTCTCTTTGTACTCCCGCCTTTTCTGAAGCTCTAACTCTTTTCGGGTGGCGTTAAAAAATGCGTTATTCCGTCGAATTCTCCATGGATTCCCCGGTCTCAATCGCAATGCATACTGCAGGTCTTCGTAGGTTTGTTCGTCGTTTCCCATGCGTAGTTCAACTTCTTCCAGGATGGGATAGCGATAATTGCGGGGCTTTAAAAATGCCCTTTGAGCGTCAAAATGAGATGTATTTCGGTCTTCAAATGCGGTGAGCAGAAAATCCGATACGGTATGCTGTGCTATTGCTTTGAACGGGTTGGATAACACAAGAATGATAAATACGGTCAGAAAGAGGAAAGCAGTTCTCATCTTATGATAATTTTCTCTCCAACAGGCAGGTCGTTTTTCTCCGGGATTTCAATAAAAACTTCCAGGCCAAACGTTTGAATGGTGGTTGTTTTCTGAAGGACTTCGGGTAATAACACTACCGAACCAAAACCAATAATAGATCCTGTAGTTTGCAGATCGGGATGCTCCATTGAGCGCACCGTTACCGTTTGCCCCAATTGCTGGCTGCGATCTTTTTTACCAACCAGATACCCTACCACAGAAGTAGGATTAACCGGGTTAATCGAGATCAGCGATGTAAATTCCTGAACCTGCTCGTTGGGTTTTATATATACGTTCTCAATAACTCCGGAAAAGGTAGCATACTTATTCAGGTTGCGATCTTCCTGCATCTTCCAGTTTAATTCCTGCCGGGCAAGTTCAATTTTGGCCTCCAGCTGAGACTGATCAAAAGTATGATCTTGTTTCAAATCAGCAATTCGGATATTAACGGCTTCCAGCTCAAGCTCACCTTTTTGTCGAATGGACTTAATTTGAAGCTGAAGAGTTCCTAACGTATCGTCTTCAAGATTTGTAGTTCTGTTGGCTAAAATGGAATCCGTTAGCGACCGGTTTAATTGGATGCGACGCTGCAATAATTCAACTTCATTCTCAATTTCATTGCGGATTATCCTTTTCTGAGACTCCAAAAGTTCCAGTTCCGATTCCAGCAGTTTTTGTTGCTCTATCTTCTGCGATTCGTAAATCTCCAGCTCTTTTCGAAGCTTTTGTATTTCCAGGTTAAGCTGTGGGCTCTCTAATTCCACCAGAATCTCGCCAGGCTCTACCGTTTGTCCCGGAACCACATGCACATTTTTAACAACCGCCGGCTTCTCAATGTTGATATTATAAATTTTGGAATACGTGACCCCAACAAACGATTTACTCCCTTTGAAGTATTGGGAATTCACCGCAAAAAGCCCGGCAAACAGAAGCGCTATAAACAGGTAAAAGGAATTTATTTTTTTGAGCATCATTCCTCCACGTTAATTGTTTTCCTGGAAATCTTTGAAAGTAATGCGGACCCGCAGCGTATGTTCAATGGCCCTCATTTCTTCCAAAAACTTTCGGTTGTCACCTTCGTGCATAAACTCAATCTGGTACTCATAATCGTACCGGCCATTATTTCTGGCGGTGATTTCAACATCGTCGTAATCGGTGCAGTACTTATCTAAAATAGCCAGCACCCGTTCGTGACCTTTTCCGTCCTGAAGACGAAAAGTGAGCGTTCCCCGAATCCCATCCTTTGTGCTAAACGGACTTAAATGAAGCACCAGTGCCATGGTGCAAAAAAGTATGGTTCCCACAAAAGCAATGGTATACCCAAAAACCCCGATAGCTAAACCCACACTCAGAGAAGCAAAAATAAACAGGATATTGCGGACGTCCTGAATCCGGGTTCGGAAACGAATCATAGCTAAAGCACCAAAAGCTCCTAAACCCCGAGCCAAGCTGTCACCAATAGCCATCATCACCATAGCAGCAACAATGGAACCCAGAGCCAGTCCCTGGAAAAAATTCTTGGGGTACTGGTGACCTGAAAACGTCACCTTATGGGTAATCGCAATCAAGGAAGAAAGAGCAAAAGCCCAAACCAATGAATAGAAAACATTCAGTAAGGTTGGGTAATCATAAACCGGCTGGTCCGGGAATAATTCGAACATAGTATAATTTACTGGCTCTGAATGCTCAGAGGCTGATCAAAATTTTTATGGATCAATTATACCGTTCTTATCGGCCCCGAAAAAATGAAATTAAATTAACCTTCAGGCTCTCTGGAAAGCAGGTGTTTTGGTTTTCGCATATTCAAAGGCTCCAAACATTACACCAGAGTAAAACAAGTCACCGATTACGGTGTAATGGAAAAATGGGATACCGGCTGTGTAGCTCATCAACAAGCCTTCAATACCCTGCGGATACATGGGGTTGCTTAACCAAACTCCAAAATTGGTAACCAGGAAAAAGATAACAGAAGCACTTAAACTACCAGCAATCACCGTTGTGGTGTTCACTTTCTTCAGAATAAAAATACCGGCTACTACGATGAGAGCGATAGCGCCGTACATCCAGTAAAACCCGGGTGTGAA is part of the Gracilimonas sediminicola genome and harbors:
- a CDS encoding DASH family cryptochrome, coding for MKRSLIWFRNDLRLHDNEALAKASQAEEILPVYIFDPRHFETTSFGFPKTGAHRARFLLESLENLKSNLQKHSLDLIFRMGKPEEILPRLMEEHSIDLAFTHKEITREEINVEEGIKNKIGDKLSFVWGSTLFHINDIPFSKNEIPEVFTQFRKRTEKQSEVRKELKFRSDVKQVRDVNSAPLPSLKDLGLEAIPRDDRGVIDFKGGEDEALQRLQEYFWEKDQLKNYKYTRNGLLGADYSSKFSPWLANGCLSPRRIYWQVKKYEDERTNNVSTYWMIFELIWRDYFRFSVWKHGDKLFWQSGIQSKERTWRTDRKDFKKWAEGNTGIPFIDANMRELNATGYMSNRGRQNVASFLAQNLNIDWRMGAEYFESLLLDYDPCSNYGNWAYNSTVGHDPRNRYFNIINQAEKYDKKGEYVRHWIPELEKVPKEFIHEPHKMNPEQQTLHSVEIGDSYPKPMINLEESYEEIKARE
- a CDS encoding DUF4956 domain-containing protein, which encodes MFELFPDQPVYDYPTLLNVFYSLVWAFALSSLIAITHKVTFSGHQYPKNFFQGLALGSIVAAMVMMAIGDSLARGLGAFGALAMIRFRTRIQDVRNILFIFASLSVGLAIGVFGYTIAFVGTILFCTMALVLHLSPFSTKDGIRGTLTFRLQDGKGHERVLAILDKYCTDYDDVEITARNNGRYDYEYQIEFMHEGDNRKFLEEMRAIEHTLRVRITFKDFQENN
- a CDS encoding SDR family NAD(P)-dependent oxidoreductase — protein: MNILITGATSGIGKELALQLTSKGHKVGLMGRRTERLQELKDEIGDIAFIRTLDVTNHEKAEEVYNSLIDEMGGMDVMILNAGIGRIQMLPPWEAESKLIEVNALAFAHGCHFAMDYFRNRESGHIVGMSSMAALLAHHRAAAYTASKHFISNYMKGYRQKAKRMNADITITEIRPGYVWTEMTERAKGMFWVAPVEKAVSQMVTGIEKRKNYVYVTKRWQLLAWVAKLVPEWVWDRL
- a CDS encoding Hpt domain-containing protein, which encodes MGKIDLSYLENITGGDNEVMVEMIDLMLSETPKHIDKIKQAHQEEHWKELGAESHKLKPMFLYVGLTALNEIAQDLEKFGKETINLKSIPGLIDQLEQGYLEVVDDLKNKKQELS
- a CDS encoding isocitrate/isopropylmalate dehydrogenase family protein codes for the protein MKNVVLIPGDGIGAEITNSVTTILEEAGAEINWIECSAGLKAYEETGNPLPEETIEALDEHRISLKGPLTTPVGSGFRSVNVALRQKFNLYSNIRPARTLPSIDSPFRGVDMVLFRENTQGLYIGKEEWIEEADNKKHAEAIAVVTEEASEKIIRAAFEYAVKNERKKVTLVHKANILKLTTGLFLEVGRKIAKEYKDIEFQDLIVDNMAMQMVLRPQQFDVVVTTNLFGDILSDLASGLVGGLGVTGAANIGDDAAMFEAVHGSAPDIVGKNVANPMALLFSSLMMLEHIDQKQIAENIRKAVYKTLVEKKVYCTPDIGGEGTTSTFTQAVCDNI
- a CDS encoding DUF6580 family putative transport protein, with translation MNKKRFIVLSGFIIIAALSRIIPHPYNFAPIGSMSIFGAAYFTDKKFSFLVPLFAMFFSDLLVNNLLYANFYGGFTLFTPGFYWMYGAIALIVVAGIFILKKVNTTTVIAGSLSASVIFFLVTNFGVWLSNPMYPQGIEGLLMSYTAGIPFFHYTVIGDLFYSGVMFGAFEYAKTKTPAFQRA
- a CDS encoding GNAT family N-acetyltransferase; its protein translation is METIHKSFEELSSVQLQDIFRLRQNVFIIEQQCFYEDIDGADAKAEHLLIYDEEKLAAYLRIFPYGVKYENEANMGRIVVDPEFRGTGLGERLIKKGIELCDKKPIRIEAQAALEKYYNGFGFKAEGEVYVVDDIDHLQMVLA
- a CDS encoding phage holin family protein, translated to MIWAWLLNSISIYATASLLKGVEIKNFWSAVFVAALLAIINVFVKPILLILSLPITILTFGLFVWVINAGLIMLVDAMVDGFKVKSFGWALAFGLVMSMISWALFKLFG
- a CDS encoding HlyD family secretion protein — its product is MMLKKINSFYLFIALLFAGLFAVNSQYFKGSKSFVGVTYSKIYNINIEKPAVVKNVHVVPGQTVEPGEILVELESPQLNLEIQKLRKELEIYESQKIEQQKLLESELELLESQKRIIRNEIENEVELLQRRIQLNRSLTDSILANRTTNLEDDTLGTLQLQIKSIRQKGELELEAVNIRIADLKQDHTFDQSQLEAKIELARQELNWKMQEDRNLNKYATFSGVIENVYIKPNEQVQEFTSLISINPVNPTSVVGYLVGKKDRSQQLGQTVTVRSMEHPDLQTTGSIIGFGSVVLLPEVLQKTTTIQTFGLEVFIEIPEKNDLPVGEKIIIR
- a CDS encoding DUF3253 domain-containing protein, which encodes MKRNRGQDDSVSPTEVTKNLFTDVWKDHVDEVRTMAGELQSEKMASITRKAKAVVLNQTKKSARLSLVKSDD
- a CDS encoding DUF2256 domain-containing protein; the protein is MTKMRKKSDLPEKICPVCNRPFKWRKKWEDDWENVKYCSEGCRRNKN